From one Dermatophagoides farinae isolate YC_2012a chromosome 5, ASM2471394v1, whole genome shotgun sequence genomic stretch:
- the LOC124499555 gene encoding nucleoside diphosphate kinase A, translating into MIGLFFIFYSLCMIVVQATMSNANQERTFLMIKPDGVQRGLIGEIIQRFESKGFQLIAMKVLMANDEILQQHYQDLADRPFFPSLIEYMKMGPIVPMVWQGLNVVRTGRQMLGETNPADSKPGTIRGDLCIQTGRNIIHGSDSIETAEREIDIWFEPEELIQYSSSRDVWIYE; encoded by the coding sequence ATGAttggattattttttatattctattCACTCTGCATGATTGTCGTTCAAGCAACAATGTCCAATGCTAATCAAGAGCGAACTTTTTTAATGATCAAACCGGATGGTGTTCAACGTGGTTTAATTGGTGAAATTATTCAACGTTTTGAATCGAAAGGTTTTCAGTTGATTGCAATGAAAGTACTGATGgctaatgatgaaatattgcaacaacattatcaagATCTTGCTGATCGTCCATTTTTTCCAAGTCttattgaatatatgaaaatgggTCCAATTGTTCCAATGGTATGGCAAGGATTGAATGTAGTGCGTACTGGACGACAAATGTTGGGTGAAACAAATCCAGCTGATTCAAAACCAGGCACAATTCGTGGCGATCTTTGTATTCAAACCGGGCGTAATATCATTCATGGTagtgattcaattgaaactGCTGAACGTGAAATTGATATTTGGTTCGAACCTGAAGAATTAATACAATACAGTTCTAGTCGCGATGTTTGgatttatgaatga
- the LOC142597533 gene encoding uncharacterized protein LOC142597533, with the protein MLRGLLIFAAGVYTGIYASQNYDVPQVDKPQELLNRVKIWLNDIDRQYRKSGRDDK; encoded by the coding sequence atgctTCGTGGCCTATTAATATTTGCTGCCGGCGTTTATACCGGTATATATGCATCACAAAATTATGATGTACCACAAGTGGATAAACCACAAGAATTATTGAATCGTGTAAAAATCTGGCTAAACGATATTGATCGCCAATATCGTAAATCTGGTcgtgatgataaatga
- the LOC124499554 gene encoding scavenger receptor class B member 1, whose product MSNWKNKIWTFQQQQQQQQNQNQNDMEQPSPQPSQSSQSSPSSQSSSSSTITAEFEKKVSTKHSQPIILTKSLYIFLLACFGILFIIIGLLFYLAILHSLIHKIITEKLVIAEGSETYEKWKQIPMPVYYRYYFFNVTNPIEIERNGARPQVREIGPFTYRSRWRKDPIKFHSNGTVTFRERKSLEFVRELSIASDRERILVTVNGPLTVTLALLQKAPLVVRNIVSLGLSTVAEGFFIRRSARELLFDGYHEVLTSFGPLLNPNIPNTKGRFGWLYGRNNTDDGSLTIFTGQNDFTRINHIDRYNGKTELQFWKPKSECNRLQGTTDGQIIATNDDRTFKLFHPELCRTIKFNADETGINATHFMPKDYNGDLNDIKITVDRYVPDQDTLDSIDDHPPNICYTSKITPSRPELGDILVSIRERNQSRFAIKPFFRTKNGRIIFRSGVFDMSECKYGAPVLFSYPHFLYAHPNYRENIGGLRPDRRRHQFHMMVEPNTGTSIRSYARIQINIYITKPPWISRFRYIPEVVFPVFWQELRAEASSEMIEHINWALTKPFIYADLLSIVIIVIGLILVAISGYWLTIHKHKNKTTNNVDKDETNFVMFTPSQKFSNQQQTNNNGIWVDIDSRQSPPTLSITSASMVNAGYDHDTDTTTSSSSSSSTTTETENYPVKS is encoded by the exons atgtccaattggaaaaataaaatctggacatttcaacaacaacaacaacaacaacagaatcaaaatcaaaacgatATGGAACAGCCGTCACCACAgccatcacaatcatcacaatcatcaccatcatcacaatcatcgtcatcatcaacaataacggcagaatttgagaaaaaagtttccaCAAAACATTCACAGCCAATCATATTGACAAAATCATTATACATATTTTTACTTGCTTGTTTTGGTattctattcatcatcattggcctTTTATTCTATTTAGCTATTCTACATTCACTAATACATAAAATAATTACAGAG AAATTAGTTATTGCCGAAGGCAGTGAAACatatgaaaaatggaaacaaattCCTATGCCCGTttattatcgttattattttttcaatgtaacaaatccaattgaaattgaacgtAATGGTGCAAGGCCACAGGTTCGTGAAATTGGTCCATTTACCTATAGATCACGTTGGAGAAAAGATCctatcaaatttcattcaaatggaaCGGTAACATTTCGTGAACGTAAATCTCTTGAATTTGTCCGGGAGCTATCGATTGCTTCGGATCGTGAACGTATTCTGGTTACTGTCAATGGTCCATTAACGGTAACATTAGCATTATTACAAAAAGCACCATTGGTTGTTCGTAATATTGTATCACTTGGATTGAGTACAGTGGCTGAAGGTTTTTTCATACGTCGTAGTGCTcgtgaattattatttgatggtTATCATGAAGTTTTGACTAGTTTTGGTCCATTACTCAATCCAAACATTCCAAATACTAAAGGTCGATTTGGTTGGCTATATGGCCGAAATAATACAGATGATGGATCGTTAACAATATTCACTGGCCAAAATGATTTCACACGAATTAATCATATCGATCGATATAATGGAAAAACCGAATTGCAATTTTGGAAACCTAAAAGTGAATGTAATCGTTTACAAGGAACTACTGATGGACAAATTATAGCAACTAATGACGATCGAACATTTAAGCTGTTCCACCCTGAACTTTGTCGAACAATAAAGTTTAATGCTGATGAAACAGGAATAAATGCAACACATTTCATGCCAAAAGATTATAATGGTGATTTGAATGATATCAAAATCACTGTTGATCGATATGTTCCGGATCAGGATACTcttgattcgattgatgatcatccaCCAAATATATGCTATACAAGCAAAATTACTCCATCCAGACCAGAATTGGGTGATATACTCGTATCGATACGCGAAAGAAATCAGTCACGTTTTGCCATAAAACCATTTTTTCGTACAAAAAATGGCCGTATTATATTTCGTTCCGGTGTATTTGACATGTCCGAATGTAAATATGGTGCACCAGTTCTGTTTAGTTATCCACATTTTCTTTATGCTCATCCAAATTATCGTGAAAATATTGGTGGACTTCGTCCGGATAGACGACGACATCAATTCCATATGATGGTCGAACCAAACACTGGTACTAGTATACGTTCATATGCTCGTATACAGATCAATATTTACATCACAAAACCTCCATGGATTTCAAGATTCCGTTATATACCCGAAGTAGTGTTTCCGGTATTCTGGCAGGAGTTACGAGCTGAAGCATCATCAGAAATGATTGAACATATAAATTGGGCATTGACCAAGCCATTCATCTATGCTGATTTACTTTCTATTGTGATTATTGTGATTGGATTGATTTTAGTTGCCATTAGTGGATATTGGCTAACGATtcataaacataaaaataaaacaacaaacaatgtgGATAAAGATGAAACCAATTTCGTTATGTTTACACCATCgcaaaaattttctaaccaacaacaaacgaacaatAATGGAATATGGGTCGATATTGATAGCCGACAATCACCACCAACATTATCGATAACAAGTGCCAGTATGGTAAATGCTggttatgatcatgatacaGACAcaacgacatcatcatcatcatcatcatcaacaacaacggagACAGAAAATTATCCGGTGAAAAGTTGA
- the LOC124499732 gene encoding uncharacterized protein LOC124499732, with translation MDETTLNKKSSDFSYHQLESEDSFDGDTTTNQQCPFKFKVTSDSPPGQSFSSTSGNEQNVTERSGSGTGSRSGSRAGSTGQVWDQYCGNNQHRPSLPFHSSSTSIIFDYYRRSSIGVEHLHSSTGSTGSGFWNSNAWLSPVSPAFQHGGSGSSSAGPVSGAIMGRRRSSHPRICTFNCANCRKLMLSSVSERNLNQIDTVANTNSGDQSGSGSGPVTVNNSSNLITKPAPYEQTQSLNNSDQQLSTISSSGSTLVAPAFENKLLSTSDKIEHNSHSSKSIDETLTDKIINQNDISTTATLLTTTTTDVKQASISSSSSFVQKNLEKFSTLSSTTTTTNSNDGIQPLTSSSSSSTTVSQLQHTDSSSAGDPTATTTTTLTTIAPFSNNNNNNNNDPISSSASTSVLEQLIQKCWPQESGDRPNFTSLKETIHKLHEMGDKSQLLDTVLNRLEQYANNLELLVEDRTADFLEAKSKAEDLLYQLLPKLVAKQLILGQAVTPQTYEMVTIYFSDIVGFTSLSAESTPMQVIDFLNDLYTCFDSTIENYNVYKVETIGDSYMVVSGLPMRNGDRHAAEIARMSLALLDAVKSFTIRHKPDEQLKLRIGIHTGPCAAGVVGHKMPRYCLFGDTVNTASRMESTGLPLKIHVSEQTQQVLARFKTFKLELRGRIDIKGKGKMTTYWLLGEDKSTLQSSSSSTNVSGYLSGNISDQQQQQQQQRQSSSAMVNVSAMITSSSSSSTTTSTTTTTSSSSSTSVSVAAQHQHHHQPKAKSQSQSTATIS, from the exons ATGGATGaaacaacattgaataaaaaatcatctgattttagttatcatcaattggaAAGTGAAGATAGTTTTGATGGTGATACTACAACTAATCAACAATGtccatttaaattcaaagtTACATCCGATTCACCACCTggtcaatcattttcatcaacatcaggtaatgaacaaaatgtaACTGAACGTAGTGGATCCGGTACTGGATCTCGATCCGGTTCACGCGCAGGCTCCACCGGACAAGTATGGGATCAGTATTGTGGAAACAATCAACATCGTCCTTCATtaccatttcattcatcatcgacatcgatcatattcgattattatcgtcGTTCATCGATCGGTGTTGAACATTTACATTCATCGACAGGTTCGACTGGTTCTGGTTTCTGGAATTCAAACGCATGGCTTTCCCCGGTATCGCCTGCATTTCAACATGGGGGTAGTGGTTCTAGCAGTGCTGGACCTGTTTCCGGTGCAATAATGGGTAGACGACGATCATCACATCCTAGAATCTGTACATTTAATTGTGCCAATTGTCGTAAATTAATGCTAAGCTCAGTATCTGAACGAAATCTTAATCAGATCGATACTGTAGCCAATACAAATTCGGGTGATCAATCAGGTAGCGGATCTGGTCCTGTAACGGTGAATAATAGTAGTAATCTAATAACAAAACCAGCACCATATGAGCAAACACAGAGCTTAAATAATAGTGACCAACAATTATCaacgatatcatcatcgggTTCAACGCTGGTGGCTCCAGCAttcgaaaataaattattgtcTACATCAGATAAAATTGAACATAATAGCCATTCATcgaaatcaatcgatgaaacTTTAActgataaaatcatcaatcaaaatgacaTATCTACAACGGCAACTTTGTTGACAACAACTACTACCGATGTTAAACAggcatcaatatcatcatcatcatcatttgtacaGAAAA atttggaaaaattcagtacattatcatcgacaacgacgacgaccaaTTCTAATGATGGTATACAaccattaacatcatcatcatcatcatcaacaactgTATCGCAATTGCAACATAccgattcatcatcagcgGGTGAtccaacagcaacaacaacaacaacattgacaacaatagcaccattttcaaataataataataataataataatgatccaatttcatcatcagcatcgaCATCCGTCCTTGAACAATTGATACAAAAATGTTGGCCACAAGAATCTGGTGATCGGCCAAATTTTACCTCATTGAAAGAAACTATTCATAAATTACATGA aaTGGGTGATAAAAGTCAACTATTGGACACTGTACTGAATCGTTTAGAGCAATATGCTAATAATTTGGAATTATTAGTTGAAGATAGGACTGCTGATTTTTTAGAGGCCAAATCAAAAGCTGAAGATTTGCTTTATCAATTACTGCCAAA ATTGGTTGCAAAACAATTGATTCTAGGACAAGCGGTTACACCACAAACCTATGAAATGGTAACCATTTATTTTAGCGATATTGTTGGCTTCACATCCTTATCGGCTGAATCGACACCAATGCAAGTTATTGATTTTCTCAATGATCTATATACTTGTTTTGATTCGActattgaaaattataatgTATATAAG gtggAAACTATCGGTGATTCATATATGGTGGTATCAGGATTACCTATGCGTAATGGTGATAGACATGCGGCTGAAATTGCTCGCATGTCATTGGCATTATTAGATGCAGTTAAATCTTTTACTATTCGTCATAAACCGgatgaacaattgaaattacGTATCGGTATACATACTGGTCCATGTGCAGCCGGTGTTGTTGGACATAAAATGCCTCGTTATTGTTTATTTGGTGATACAGTAAATACAGCTTCACGTATGGAATCCACAGGATTAC CATTAAAAATACATGTATCGGAACAAACACAGCAGGTTTTGGCACGtttcaaaacatttaaattaGAACTTCGTGGCCGTATTGATATTAAG GGAAAAGGTAAAATGACTACATATTGGTTATTGGGTGAAGATAAATCcacattacaatcatcatcatcatcaacaaatgtaTCCGGTTATCTATCTGGTAATATTagtgatcaacaacaacaacaacaacaacaacggcaatcatcatcagcaatgGTCAATGTATCAGCAatgattacatcatcatcatcatcatctactactacatcaacaacaacaacaacatcgtcatcatcatcgacatccgTTTCCGTTGCAgcacaacatcaacatcatcatcagcctAAAGCaaaatcacaatcacaatcaacgGCAACGATAAGCTAA